In Streptomyces sp. NBC_00433, a single genomic region encodes these proteins:
- a CDS encoding M23 family metallopeptidase: MNERPPSGYTPDYDAYTYDAYSTGAYQAVGTLFADDTTTGTYGYIPQQTPFYGDDRSQAPIPQQQQGQDYAYGTGYSYDYAQQSQAEPEQQQQSYDPYGYPAGATYYDTGTYDAQQFASYQQPQAPQQDWDSGAYPAYGYGYDAGGDTGIYEQFPPQQYEQPPQPQHHQQQQSYEQQHQYAYQAPTPEPQPEPEAAAEPDAYEYTYAYTYTPEPDLEAVAHDAAEPDAAAERHDYAADGYEPGVPVARSRRRKPAKRSALLTVAVPSVAVMGVAAVGAAAVTGVGVAQDSGKAQADAPTTTGKAPTTQLDRQLAGVSQDANDFADRASRTQERIDLKDRQAAAKRAAAAAAARKEALRPKFVLPVKQKGLSAYFGQAGVNWMALHTGIDFPVMVGTPVMAVTDGTVRTQWSGSYGNMAIVTAPDGTETWYCHLSSTKIRSGSVKAGTVIAYSGNTGNTTGPHLHLEVRPDGGSPIDPLPWLLKHGLDPR; encoded by the coding sequence GTGAACGAACGTCCCCCGTCGGGGTACACCCCCGACTACGACGCCTACACGTACGACGCCTATTCCACGGGCGCCTACCAGGCTGTCGGCACCCTCTTCGCGGACGACACCACGACCGGGACGTACGGGTACATCCCGCAGCAGACCCCGTTCTACGGTGACGACCGGTCACAGGCCCCGATCCCGCAGCAGCAGCAGGGCCAGGACTACGCCTACGGCACGGGCTACAGCTACGACTACGCCCAGCAGTCCCAGGCGGAGCCCGAGCAGCAGCAGCAGAGCTACGACCCTTACGGCTACCCGGCCGGCGCCACGTACTACGACACCGGGACCTACGACGCCCAGCAGTTCGCGTCGTACCAGCAGCCGCAGGCACCCCAGCAGGACTGGGACTCCGGCGCCTACCCGGCATACGGCTACGGCTACGACGCCGGCGGCGACACCGGGATCTACGAGCAGTTCCCGCCGCAGCAGTACGAGCAGCCGCCGCAGCCTCAGCACCACCAGCAGCAGCAGTCGTACGAGCAGCAGCACCAGTACGCCTACCAGGCGCCGACGCCCGAGCCGCAGCCCGAGCCCGAGGCGGCCGCCGAGCCGGACGCGTACGAATACACGTACGCATACACGTACACACCGGAGCCCGACCTCGAAGCGGTCGCCCATGACGCCGCGGAGCCGGACGCCGCCGCCGAGCGGCACGACTACGCCGCCGACGGCTACGAGCCCGGAGTGCCGGTGGCCCGCAGCCGCCGCCGCAAGCCCGCCAAGCGCTCCGCGCTGCTCACCGTCGCGGTGCCCTCGGTCGCCGTGATGGGTGTGGCGGCGGTCGGCGCGGCCGCCGTGACCGGTGTGGGCGTGGCGCAGGACTCGGGCAAGGCTCAGGCCGACGCCCCGACGACGACCGGCAAGGCGCCGACGACCCAGCTCGACCGGCAGCTCGCCGGGGTGAGCCAGGACGCGAACGACTTCGCGGACCGCGCCAGCCGCACCCAGGAGCGGATCGACCTCAAGGACCGGCAGGCGGCGGCGAAGCGCGCGGCGGCCGCGGCGGCGGCCCGCAAGGAGGCGCTGCGGCCGAAGTTCGTGCTGCCGGTCAAGCAGAAGGGCCTGAGCGCCTACTTCGGGCAGGCCGGCGTCAACTGGATGGCCCTGCACACCGGTATCGACTTCCCGGTGATGGTCGGCACCCCGGTGATGGCGGTGACCGACGGCACCGTCCGCACGCAGTGGAGCGGCTCGTACGGCAACATGGCCATCGTCACGGCCCCGGACGGCACCGAGACCTGGTATTGCCACCTGAGCAGCACGAAGATCCGCAGCGGTTCGGTCAAGGCCGGCACCGTGATCGCCTACTCGGGCAACACCGGCAACACCACGGGGCCGCACCTCCACCTGGAGGTACGGCCGGACGGCGGGTCACCGATCGACCCGCTGCCCTGGCTGCTCAAGCACGGCCTCGACCCGCGGTAG
- the pcrA gene encoding DNA helicase PcrA, translated as MSSLFDDDFLPGLHVAPEPADPDAPPPPEDWGSGGGHDGAGGRDAYYRDGAPRPATDPAQLLEGLNDQQRAAVEHAGGPLLIVAGAGSGKTRVLTHRIAHLLSARHVHPGSILAITFTNKAAGEMKERVEQLVGPRAKVMWVSTFHSACVRILRRESKVLGFTSSFSIYDAADSKRLMALVCRDLDLDPKQYPPKSFSAKVSNLKNELIDEETFAAQAENSVEKKLAEAYALYQARLREANALDFDDIIMTTVNLLQAFPDVAEHYRRRFRHVLVDEYQDTNHAQYTLVRELVGTGEETAELCVVGDADQSIYAFRGATIRNILQFEEDYPDARTILLEQNYRSTQTILSAANSVIERNAGRRAKNLWTESGDGPVITGYAADQEHDEAQFVADEIDRLTDAGDARPGDVAVFYRTNAQSRVFEEVFIRVGLPYKVVGGVRFYERREVRDVLAYLRVLANPEDGVPLRRILNVPKRGIGDRAEAMVDALALREKVSFAAALRRVDEAYGMAARSANAVRRFNTLMDELRTIVESGAGPAVVLEAVLERTGYLAELQASTDPQDETRVENLQELAAVALEFEQERGEDEPGTLSDFLERVALVADSDQIPDDDAEAGGVITLMTLHTAKGLEFPVVFLTGMEDGVFPHMRALGQVKELEEERRLAYVGITRARERLYLTRSMMRSAWGQPAYNPPSRFLEEIPENLIEWKRTGPAAGAPVSKAAASVSSTIGAGGGRRGGASGGFATRRSVGDRPVISLKVGDRVTHDQFGLGTVVSVTGQPGDEKATIDFGDERPKQLLLRYAPVEKL; from the coding sequence ATGAGCAGCCTCTTTGACGACGACTTCCTGCCCGGTCTGCACGTGGCGCCGGAACCGGCCGACCCCGACGCGCCTCCGCCCCCGGAGGACTGGGGTTCCGGCGGCGGCCACGACGGCGCCGGCGGGCGTGACGCGTACTACCGCGACGGCGCCCCGCGCCCGGCCACCGACCCCGCCCAGCTGCTCGAAGGGCTCAACGACCAGCAGCGCGCCGCCGTCGAGCACGCCGGCGGGCCGCTGCTCATCGTCGCCGGCGCGGGCTCGGGCAAGACGAGGGTGCTGACCCACCGCATCGCGCACCTGCTCTCCGCCCGGCACGTCCACCCCGGCTCGATCCTCGCGATCACCTTCACCAACAAGGCCGCGGGCGAGATGAAGGAGCGCGTCGAGCAGCTCGTCGGCCCGCGCGCGAAGGTGATGTGGGTCTCCACCTTCCACAGCGCCTGCGTCCGCATCCTGCGCCGCGAGTCGAAGGTGCTCGGCTTCACCTCGTCGTTCTCGATCTACGACGCCGCCGACTCCAAGCGCCTGATGGCCCTGGTCTGCCGGGACCTCGACCTGGACCCGAAGCAGTATCCGCCGAAGTCCTTCAGCGCGAAGGTCTCCAACCTCAAGAACGAGCTGATCGACGAGGAGACCTTCGCCGCCCAGGCGGAGAACAGCGTCGAGAAGAAGCTCGCCGAGGCCTACGCGCTCTACCAGGCCCGGCTGCGCGAGGCCAACGCGCTGGACTTCGACGACATCATCATGACCACCGTCAACCTGCTGCAGGCCTTCCCCGACGTCGCCGAGCACTACCGGCGGCGCTTCCGGCACGTCCTGGTGGACGAGTACCAGGACACCAACCACGCCCAATACACCCTGGTGCGCGAGCTGGTGGGCACCGGCGAGGAGACGGCGGAGCTGTGCGTCGTCGGTGACGCCGACCAGTCGATCTACGCCTTCCGCGGCGCCACGATCCGCAACATCCTCCAGTTCGAGGAGGACTACCCGGACGCCCGCACGATCCTCCTCGAACAGAACTACCGCTCCACGCAGACCATCCTGTCCGCCGCGAACTCCGTCATCGAGCGCAATGCCGGGCGGCGGGCGAAGAACCTGTGGACCGAGTCCGGCGACGGCCCGGTCATCACCGGCTACGCCGCCGACCAGGAGCACGACGAGGCGCAGTTCGTCGCCGACGAGATAGACCGCCTCACCGACGCGGGCGACGCCCGGCCCGGCGACGTCGCCGTCTTCTACCGCACGAACGCGCAGTCCCGGGTCTTCGAAGAGGTCTTCATCCGGGTCGGCCTGCCCTACAAGGTCGTCGGCGGCGTCCGCTTCTACGAGCGGCGCGAGGTCCGCGACGTGCTCGCGTATCTGCGGGTGCTCGCCAACCCCGAGGACGGCGTGCCGCTGCGCCGCATCCTCAACGTGCCCAAGCGCGGCATCGGCGACCGGGCCGAGGCGATGGTCGACGCCCTCGCGCTGCGCGAGAAGGTGTCGTTCGCCGCCGCCCTGCGCCGGGTCGACGAGGCGTACGGGATGGCGGCCCGCTCGGCGAACGCCGTCCGGCGGTTCAACACCCTGATGGACGAGCTGCGCACCATCGTCGAATCGGGCGCGGGGCCCGCCGTCGTCCTGGAAGCGGTGCTGGAACGCACGGGCTACCTCGCCGAGTTGCAGGCCTCCACCGACCCGCAGGACGAGACCCGGGTGGAGAACCTCCAGGAACTGGCGGCGGTGGCGCTGGAGTTCGAGCAGGAGCGCGGCGAGGACGAGCCGGGCACCCTGTCCGACTTCCTGGAGCGCGTCGCCCTGGTAGCCGACTCCGACCAGATCCCCGACGATGACGCGGAGGCGGGCGGCGTCATCACCCTGATGACCCTGCACACCGCCAAGGGCCTGGAATTCCCTGTCGTCTTCCTCACCGGCATGGAGGACGGCGTCTTCCCGCACATGCGGGCGCTGGGACAGGTCAAGGAGCTGGAGGAGGAGCGGCGGCTGGCCTACGTCGGCATCACCCGCGCCCGCGAACGGCTCTACCTGACCCGCTCGATGATGCGCAGCGCCTGGGGCCAGCCGGCGTACAACCCGCCCTCGCGCTTCCTTGAGGAGATCCCGGAGAACCTCATCGAGTGGAAGCGGACCGGCCCCGCCGCCGGCGCCCCCGTCTCGAAGGCGGCCGCCTCGGTGTCCAGCACGATCGGTGCGGGCGGCGGCCGGCGCGGCGGTGCCTCGGGCGGGTTCGCGACCCGGCGCTCGGTCGGCGACCGGCCGGTCATCTCGCTGAAGGTGGGCGACCGGGTCACCCACGACCAGTTCGGCCTGGGCACGGTCGTCTCGGTCACCGGGCAGCCGGGCGACGAGAAGGCGACCATCGACTTCGGCGACGAGCGCCCCAAGCAGCTGCTGCTGCGGTACGCGCCCGTGGAGAAGCTGTAG
- a CDS encoding NlpC/P60 family protein has product MATHRKPRTAILTAPRTAVGLTTAALATVTLFSETAGAAPAAPSPQPSIAAVKAKVDALQHQAEVATEAYNGAKEKVTQQNATVNKLLTQAAQKTQALNDSRRLLGQYAAAQYRSGGDDSTGRYLMAANPQDLLDQSHLANLLGQRQKTAVESYRVQQAAATQQRIEAAKSLATLTTQQAQLRSAKADVQSKLGASQKLLNSLTAQEKARLAALQAKQEAEAKQKAAALAKAEQARDAAAAKAAATKKDAGGTTTTPANASVSAKAIAFAHDQLGDPYVWGATGPGSWDCSGLTQAAYKAAGIDLPRTTGEQVEVGTRVSTADLEPGDLIFFYSDHSHVGIYIGDGNMIHAPHTGTVVKVAPITEMPIYGAVRPY; this is encoded by the coding sequence ATGGCGACACACCGTAAGCCCCGTACCGCGATACTCACCGCCCCGCGCACCGCCGTGGGGCTGACCACGGCCGCACTGGCCACCGTGACCCTCTTCTCCGAGACCGCGGGCGCCGCGCCCGCCGCCCCCTCCCCGCAGCCCTCGATCGCGGCGGTGAAGGCGAAGGTGGACGCGCTCCAGCACCAGGCGGAGGTCGCGACCGAGGCCTACAACGGCGCCAAGGAGAAGGTCACCCAGCAGAATGCCACCGTCAACAAGCTGCTGACCCAGGCGGCGCAGAAGACGCAGGCGCTGAACGACTCGCGCCGGCTGCTGGGCCAGTACGCGGCGGCGCAGTACCGCAGCGGGGGCGACGACTCGACCGGGCGCTATCTGATGGCGGCCAACCCGCAGGACCTGCTGGACCAGTCGCACCTGGCGAATCTGCTGGGGCAGCGGCAGAAGACGGCCGTCGAGTCCTACCGCGTGCAGCAGGCCGCGGCCACCCAGCAGCGCATCGAGGCGGCCAAGAGCCTGGCGACGCTGACCACCCAGCAGGCGCAGCTGCGCAGCGCCAAGGCCGACGTGCAGTCCAAGCTGGGCGCCTCCCAGAAGCTGCTGAACAGCCTCACCGCGCAGGAGAAGGCGCGGCTGGCGGCGCTCCAGGCCAAGCAGGAGGCGGAGGCCAAGCAGAAGGCCGCCGCCCTGGCGAAGGCGGAGCAGGCCAGGGACGCGGCCGCGGCGAAGGCGGCGGCGACGAAGAAGGACGCCGGCGGGACGACCACCACCCCGGCGAACGCGTCGGTCAGCGCCAAGGCCATCGCCTTCGCGCACGACCAGTTGGGCGATCCGTACGTGTGGGGCGCGACGGGCCCCGGCTCCTGGGACTGCTCGGGCCTGACGCAGGCGGCCTACAAGGCGGCGGGCATCGACCTGCCGCGTACCACCGGCGAGCAGGTCGAGGTCGGCACCCGGGTGTCCACCGCGGACCTCGAACCCGGCGACCTGATCTTCTTCTACAGCGACCACAGCCACGTCGGCATCTACATCGGCGACGGCAACATGATCCACGCTCCGCACACGGGAACGGTGGTCAAGGTGGCCCCGATCACCGAAATGCCGATCTATGGAGCGGTTCGTCCTTACTAG
- a CDS encoding NlpC/P60 family protein codes for MASHRKPRPRILASTAPRAAVGVTAVAIASVTLLSESASAAPAKPSITEVKAQIDTLNQQAEVATQNYDQAKEQTDTQRAKTDQLLAQVARKTEQMNESRRVLGQFASEQYRDGGIDQTVQLLLSADPEQFLNQSHMVSQLSATQTDALKNFQIQQEQASIQRAQATASLTQLTNAQKTLATQKKTVQTKLAAAQKLLNSLTAEQRAKVASMNKGSSSKSDYTYDGPATGRAAEAIAFALAQRGKPYVYGATGPGSFDCSGLTQAAYKAAGITLGRTTYDQVKDGVPVSKADLRPGDLVFFYSGMSHVGIYLGNGKIVHAPHTGAVVEIAPMSWMPFATARRVA; via the coding sequence GTGGCGTCGCACCGCAAGCCGCGTCCGCGGATACTCGCCTCGACCGCCCCCCGTGCGGCGGTCGGCGTCACCGCCGTGGCCATCGCCTCGGTCACCCTGCTCAGCGAGAGCGCGAGCGCGGCGCCCGCCAAGCCCTCGATCACCGAGGTCAAGGCGCAGATCGACACCCTGAACCAGCAGGCCGAGGTCGCGACGCAGAATTACGACCAGGCCAAGGAGCAGACGGACACGCAGCGCGCGAAGACCGACCAGCTGCTCGCGCAGGTCGCCCGGAAGACCGAGCAGATGAACGAGTCGCGCCGGGTGCTCGGCCAGTTCGCCAGCGAGCAGTACCGCGACGGCGGCATCGACCAGACCGTGCAGCTGCTGCTCTCCGCCGACCCCGAGCAGTTCCTCAACCAGTCGCACATGGTCAGCCAGCTCTCCGCGACGCAGACCGACGCGCTGAAGAACTTCCAGATCCAGCAGGAGCAGGCGTCGATCCAGCGGGCGCAGGCCACCGCGAGCCTGACCCAGCTCACCAACGCGCAGAAGACGCTGGCCACCCAGAAGAAGACGGTGCAGACCAAGCTGGCGGCCGCGCAGAAGCTGCTCAACAGCCTCACGGCTGAGCAGCGCGCGAAGGTCGCGAGCATGAACAAGGGCTCGTCGTCGAAGTCCGACTACACCTACGACGGCCCCGCGACCGGCCGCGCCGCCGAGGCCATCGCCTTCGCCCTGGCCCAGCGCGGCAAGCCGTACGTCTACGGCGCCACCGGCCCCGGCTCCTTCGACTGCTCGGGCCTGACCCAGGCGGCCTACAAGGCGGCGGGCATCACCCTCGGGCGTACCACCTACGACCAGGTCAAGGACGGCGTCCCCGTCTCGAAGGCCGATCTGCGGCCCGGCGACCTGGTCTTCTTCTACTCGGGGATGTCCCACGTGGGCATCTACCTGGGCAACGGCAAGATCGTGCACGCCCCGCACACCGGTGCGGTCGTCGAGATCGCCCCGATGAGCTGGATGCCCTTCGCCACCGCCCGCCGCGTGGCCTGA
- a CDS encoding NlpC/P60 family protein, whose product MASHSPTRTHRGKRPALTGSGTPGALDPTGGGTRRTTARIGVTLALASAASVSLLGETGHAAPQPTPDQVRTQVAALYQQAERATEDYDGAKEQADAATSAVSALQDQLARKTAKLNSTRDALGNIAAAQYRSGGIDPLLQLALSSTPDTYLARASYLDQAGTQQSTALAQLAVQQRDIAATRARAQDKLAALRDARARVADHERTVKAKLAAAQALLAQLTAAQRAAVAAGEGPAPASGEPATANRDTVRVPFASVSAPSPRAARAVAFAYGALGLPYVWGATGPHAYDCSGLTQAAWRAAGVSLPRTTDTQINAGSRVPRSRLQPGDLVFFYSGASHVGIYIGGGNMIHAPHPGASVRVAPISEMPFAGAVRPD is encoded by the coding sequence ATGGCCTCACACAGTCCCACCCGCACGCACCGCGGGAAGCGCCCCGCCTTAACCGGCAGCGGCACCCCTGGCGCCCTCGACCCCACCGGCGGCGGCACCCGCCGCACCACCGCCCGGATCGGCGTCACCCTCGCGCTCGCGTCCGCCGCCTCTGTCTCGCTGCTCGGCGAGACCGGGCACGCGGCGCCGCAGCCCACCCCGGACCAGGTCAGGACGCAGGTGGCCGCGCTCTACCAGCAGGCGGAGCGGGCCACGGAGGACTACGACGGCGCCAAGGAGCAGGCCGACGCGGCGACTTCCGCGGTCTCCGCCCTCCAGGACCAACTGGCCCGCAAGACCGCGAAGCTGAACAGCACCAGGGACGCGCTCGGCAATATCGCCGCCGCGCAGTACCGCTCGGGCGGTATCGACCCCCTGCTGCAGCTCGCGCTCAGCTCCACCCCCGACACGTATCTGGCACGGGCGTCCTATCTCGACCAGGCAGGCACCCAGCAGAGCACCGCGCTGGCGCAACTGGCCGTCCAGCAGCGGGACATCGCCGCCACCCGCGCACGGGCGCAGGACAAGCTCGCCGCGCTGCGGGACGCGCGGGCCAGGGTCGCGGACCACGAGCGCACCGTGAAGGCGAAACTCGCCGCCGCCCAGGCGCTGCTGGCGCAGCTGACCGCGGCCCAGCGGGCGGCCGTCGCGGCCGGCGAAGGCCCGGCCCCGGCGTCCGGCGAGCCCGCGACCGCGAACCGGGACACCGTGCGCGTCCCGTTCGCCTCGGTCTCCGCGCCCTCCCCGCGCGCCGCCCGTGCGGTGGCTTTCGCCTACGGCGCGCTGGGCCTGCCCTACGTGTGGGGCGCCACAGGACCGCACGCGTACGACTGCTCGGGCCTGACCCAGGCGGCCTGGCGTGCCGCGGGGGTGTCGCTCCCCCGCACCACCGACACGCAGATCAACGCGGGCAGCCGCGTCCCCCGCTCCCGACTCCAGCCGGGGGACCTGGTGTTCTTCTACTCGGGTGCGAGCCATGTCGGCATCTACATCGGCGGCGGCAACATGATCCACGCACCGCACCCCGGCGCGTCGGTCCGTGTCGCACCGATCAGCGAGATGCCTTTCGCCGGAGCGGTACGACCCGACTGA
- a CDS encoding response regulator transcription factor — MTDTESAPQGERHVRVVLVDDHRMFRTGVQAEIGATAETGVEVVGEAADVDQAVTVVTATRPEVVLLDVHLPGGGGVEVLRRCAALAADPDHPVRFLALSVSDAAEDVIGVIRGGARGYVTKTITGPDLINSIFRVRDGDAVFSPRLAGFVLDAFASTDAPPVDEDLDRLTQRERQVLRLIARGYAYKEIAKQLFISVKTVESHVSAVLRKLQLSNRHELTRWATARRLV, encoded by the coding sequence ATGACGGACACGGAATCGGCCCCGCAGGGGGAACGGCACGTCAGGGTGGTCCTGGTGGACGACCACCGGATGTTCCGCACCGGAGTGCAGGCCGAGATCGGCGCCACCGCGGAGACCGGTGTCGAGGTCGTCGGCGAGGCCGCCGACGTCGACCAGGCGGTGACCGTGGTCACCGCCACCCGCCCCGAGGTCGTGCTGCTCGACGTCCACCTCCCCGGCGGCGGCGGCGTCGAGGTGCTGCGCCGCTGCGCCGCCCTGGCCGCCGACCCCGACCACCCGGTGCGCTTCCTCGCGCTGTCCGTCTCCGACGCGGCCGAGGACGTCATCGGCGTCATCCGCGGCGGCGCCCGGGGCTATGTGACCAAGACCATCACCGGCCCCGACCTGATCAACTCGATCTTCCGCGTCCGCGACGGCGACGCCGTCTTCTCCCCCCGCCTGGCCGGCTTCGTCCTCGACGCCTTCGCCTCCACCGACGCCCCGCCGGTCGACGAGGACCTCGACCGCCTCACCCAGCGCGAACGCCAGGTCCTGCGCCTGATCGCCCGCGGCTACGCGTACAAGGAGATCGCGAAGCAGCTCTTCATCTCGGTGAAGACCGTCGAGTCCCACGTCTCCGCGGTGCTGCGCAAGCTCCAGCTCTCCAACCGCCACGAACTGACCCGCTGGGCGACGGCCCGCCGGCTGGTCTGA
- a CDS encoding PspC domain-containing protein produces MSASSAPSGAHTGPPGGGARTPAGPPPGAPGGGRTGASFLNPPESADPGVRKLYRSSEGRMVGGVARGLAGHLGLPVLWVRVLFLVLAAFNGIGVLLYAVFWFFVPLGIGGVAEAKEPRDARSWLAGKRPDKGQVMALIALAIGTGILIDNLNLGAANRAVWPLLIVGLGVALVWRQADNARKARWVEMSHGKRFWPLVRAAGGVALVIAGVTGFIVVRGTGTHLGGILQAALAVLVGVALIAGPYLVRMTQDLSAERLMRIRAQERAEVAAHVHDSVLHTLTLIQRNADDPREVSRLARAQERELRAWLYRPEGTGRDDEPTTLADAVRAAAAEVEDAHGVPVEVVCVGDCPLDDRLVATMQAAREAMVNGAKYGGGGAVQVYAEVEDTQVFVSVRDHGPGFDLDAVPDDRMGVRESIIGRMRRNGGEARLRPAPGGGTEVELEMERVTA; encoded by the coding sequence ATGTCAGCGAGCAGTGCCCCGTCCGGGGCGCACACGGGACCGCCGGGCGGCGGGGCGCGGACGCCCGCCGGTCCGCCGCCGGGCGCGCCCGGCGGCGGCCGCACCGGGGCGTCCTTCCTCAACCCGCCGGAGTCCGCCGATCCCGGGGTGCGCAAGCTCTACCGCAGCTCCGAGGGCCGGATGGTCGGCGGCGTCGCCCGCGGACTCGCCGGGCACCTCGGGCTGCCCGTGCTGTGGGTGCGGGTGCTCTTCCTGGTGCTCGCCGCCTTCAACGGCATCGGTGTGCTGCTCTACGCCGTCTTCTGGTTCTTCGTGCCGCTCGGCATCGGCGGTGTCGCCGAGGCGAAGGAGCCGCGCGACGCCCGCTCCTGGCTGGCCGGCAAGCGCCCCGACAAGGGCCAGGTCATGGCGCTGATCGCGCTCGCGATCGGCACCGGCATCCTCATCGACAACCTCAACCTCGGCGCCGCCAACCGCGCCGTGTGGCCGCTGCTGATCGTCGGGCTCGGGGTGGCCCTGGTGTGGCGGCAGGCCGACAACGCCCGCAAGGCCCGCTGGGTCGAGATGAGCCACGGCAAGCGCTTCTGGCCGCTGGTGCGGGCGGCCGGCGGTGTCGCGCTGGTCATCGCCGGCGTGACCGGCTTCATCGTGGTGCGCGGCACCGGCACCCACCTCGGCGGCATCCTGCAGGCCGCGCTCGCCGTCCTGGTCGGTGTCGCGCTGATCGCCGGCCCGTACCTGGTGCGGATGACGCAGGACCTGTCGGCGGAGCGGCTCATGCGTATCCGCGCCCAGGAGCGGGCCGAGGTCGCCGCCCACGTGCACGACTCGGTCCTGCACACCCTCACCCTGATCCAGCGCAATGCCGACGACCCCCGCGAGGTCTCCCGGCTGGCCCGCGCCCAGGAGCGCGAGCTGCGCGCCTGGCTCTACCGCCCCGAGGGCACCGGCCGCGACGACGAGCCGACGACGCTGGCCGACGCGGTGCGGGCCGCCGCCGCAGAGGTGGAGGACGCGCACGGGGTGCCGGTCGAGGTCGTCTGCGTCGGCGACTGCCCGCTGGACGACCGCCTCGTCGCGACGATGCAGGCCGCGCGGGAAGCCATGGTGAACGGCGCCAAGTACGGTGGCGGGGGGGCCGTGCAGGTCTACGCCGAGGTCGAGGACACCCAGGTCTTCGTGTCGGTACGCGACCACGGGCCCGGCTTCGACCTCGACGCCGTGCCGGACGACCGGATGGGCGTCAGGGAATCGATCATCGGCCGGATGCGGCGCAACGGGGGCGAGGCGCGGCTGCGCCCCGCGCCGGGCGGCGGCACCGAAGTCGAACTTGAGATGGAGAGGGTGACGGCATGA
- a CDS encoding PspC domain-containing protein — MTHEPHDEAAPAGATRATAAEEPAPAEGGRRPRITRGREHKVLAGVCDGAGRYFGVDPVIFRIVLALLSLTGGIGLIIYGMGWLVVTQEGEEQSEAHRLMSGRIEGAPLTAVLMTLVGCGLYASMLGNGANQAFSLILLFATAGAVYWSMQRRRAPGETASPAAAAAVVDAPPAVQAPPEPGGSPSWWRDPLSKEPPHYLWGPDDGPYGDTDRQAWRDRKKAVRAGQERNWPFALAVLLLTVTALAVGTGVSWPYQPVRASLEIGLASALGVLGTAFLVGSFAGRARGGTAFFSVLTLAALVGTTALPRTGHGVGTTTWRPVTAAGVHQLYERGTGRGLLDLRALPLDGGTVRTRLKVGAGRAEVLLPPGATVVLDYDLGIGETVLPGKVNDGVDVKTGQHRTVTLSPPAGTVSTGTLDLQVEVGVGQVKVVR, encoded by the coding sequence ATGACGCACGAGCCGCACGACGAGGCAGCACCGGCCGGTGCCACCCGCGCCACCGCAGCGGAGGAGCCGGCGCCCGCGGAGGGCGGGCGCCGGCCGCGTATCACCCGGGGCCGGGAGCACAAGGTGCTGGCCGGCGTCTGCGACGGAGCGGGCCGCTACTTCGGCGTCGACCCGGTGATCTTCCGCATCGTGCTGGCCCTGCTGTCGCTGACCGGCGGCATAGGTCTGATCATCTACGGCATGGGCTGGCTGGTCGTCACGCAGGAGGGCGAGGAGCAGAGCGAGGCGCACCGGCTGATGTCCGGCCGGATCGAGGGGGCGCCGCTGACCGCGGTGCTGATGACGCTGGTCGGCTGCGGCCTCTACGCCTCGATGCTCGGCAATGGCGCCAACCAGGCCTTCTCGCTGATCCTGCTGTTCGCCACCGCGGGCGCCGTCTACTGGTCGATGCAGCGCAGGCGGGCGCCGGGCGAGACGGCCTCGCCGGCGGCGGCCGCGGCCGTGGTGGACGCGCCGCCGGCCGTGCAGGCGCCGCCGGAGCCCGGCGGGTCGCCGTCCTGGTGGCGCGACCCGCTGTCGAAGGAGCCGCCGCACTATCTGTGGGGCCCGGACGACGGGCCGTACGGCGACACCGACCGGCAGGCGTGGCGGGACCGGAAGAAGGCGGTCAGGGCGGGGCAGGAGCGCAACTGGCCCTTCGCGCTGGCGGTCCTCCTGCTGACGGTGACGGCGCTCGCGGTCGGCACCGGGGTGTCCTGGCCCTACCAACCGGTGCGCGCCAGCCTGGAGATCGGCCTGGCGTCGGCGCTCGGCGTGCTGGGCACGGCCTTCCTGGTCGGGTCCTTCGCCGGGCGGGCCAGGGGCGGCACCGCCTTCTTCTCGGTGCTGACGCTGGCCGCGCTGGTCGGCACGACCGCGCTGCCCAGGACCGGCCACGGCGTGGGCACCACCACCTGGCGCCCGGTCACCGCGGCGGGCGTGCACCAGCTGTACGAGCGCGGCACCGGCCGCGGCCTGCTCGACCTGCGCGCGCTCCCGCTGGACGGCGGCACCGTGCGCACCCGCCTGAAGGTGGGCGCGGGCCGGGCGGAAGTGCTGCTGCCCCCGGGCGCCACCGTGGTGCTCGACTACGACCTCGGCATCGGCGAGACCGTGCTGCCGGGAAAGGTGAACGACGGCGTGGACGTCAAGACCGGACAGCACCGCACGGTGACGCTGAGCCCGCCCGCGGGCACCGTGTCGACCGGCACCCTCGACCTCCAGGTCGAGGTCGGCGTCGGCCAGGTCAAGGTGGTCCGGTGA